gcccgcgtaccacaacgaagagtagcccccgctcaccgcgactaaagaaagctcgtgcgcagcaacgaagacccaacacagccaaaaataaataaataaataaataaatttttaaaaaaagtctataaAAGGTGTTAATTACTAGGGTCCTTCTGAGTCCCCATCTCAGCTGGGCCTTTGACAGCCCTTCCCTGATGACCCACCTCTACCGTCCTCTCTCTCTGTTCCCGCCAAGAAGATAAAGGCTGTCAGATGTCAGGTCCCTGCCACCCCCCTCCACAttaatatgttgaagccctaaacccccagaacctcagaacgtgacatttggagacagggtcttacAGAGGTAATTAACttaaagtgaggtcattaggGATGGACACAGGGAAGACGATGTGAAGCTACTGTTTGGCCTGTGAGCCTAAAACATCCAATCTCTGGCCCTTGAGGGTGTGCCAAGCCCTGAGCTAGACAGCGTTGCAGAGGCGCCGGGAGGCAGGACAGATGGGTTGACAGGCTTTCAAGAAGCACGAGACGTGGCAGCCAGGACCAAACACCTGAGGACTCAACAAGGAGGGTCCCCCCCCAACCAGCTCTTTGAAAAGGACCTCACAGGAGGCAAAACTCGATTAAAAAACaacttcacattttattttaaggaacatgGTCATTTGTGGAGTTGAAGGCATGAAGTACAAGAGCTGCTCTGACACACACTCTGAGCAGAAGCCCCTCCCGTGTGCACTTTTAACGACTCGCTCATCGTTTTGTACACATTTCACCCATCAGAGCTGAAGACGCTTAACGACATTGGtaactttaaaaattctgcaGAAAAGGCCTATGTAGGCAAAGTATAAGATTTTTACTAAATTGGTGTGGTGTACACTTAAAATCACATATTCAcaaaaagaagttaaagaaagagaaattaaaatgcacTTATGTACTTCCATTCTTGCCACCTGAGGTAAATTCAGGTCTCCTGTCCTATATAACGCAAAAAAGACGTCCACGAGGCAACCTGTCACTGTTAACTACAAATCACTACGTTAGAAAGTTCCTCCGAAGGAGAACGCGCTTATTGTTAAGTTAGGAGCACACTTAACATGTAACCAACCTTGAGTTAGAAAAGCCACTCTTTGGAAGGCACAATTTGTTTCCAGGTCGACCGTGGAATTCCAGATCTGTTTTCCGGACCCCATGCGGCAAGAAGGACAACCCCGGCCGGGCACCCCTGTGTCTCCCTGACACGTGTGTCCAGAGGGCAGAGTCTTCCTCTGCTCACAGTCACCACACGCAGGTCCTGGAGGCTCCTCTGGTCCTCCTTTGTTCTCTGAGAGTGTGAGCAGCTCTGCTGTGTGAAGCAGCAGCCACTGGCCCTCAGTGGGTGCGGGAGCAGGTGGGGACCCGGCAGAGATGCTGCCCAGCACGAGGATGAGACAGGCCCTTGGCCCAGGCCTTAGAATGAGGGATGTGAACAAGAACAGAACCAAATATACGGGGAGACATGTGCGAGGGAAACGTTTCTAGAAGAGTGAGGGCAACTCTCCCTCCACAGCTTGGGGTAAAAAAGGGGGTGGTGGTGATCGGCTTCATCAATCCAACAAAAGACACAAAATAAGGTGCTACTTTGCTTCAAATTGGTTAAATCACTAACCCCATTATGTGAGAGGAGGGCTGCAGACAGTGTTTGGCAGTGGCCTTTGTCTGTGTTTATTCAAACGGAGAAGCTCAGGTCTAGGTGTGCTGACTAATCTCCACGTGTCTATGCCAGAGGGCGAGGAGCAGGAACAGTTATCGTGACACCCGTTGAGGAAGGCGGCGTCATGGAGGAAAACCCGGGAACGATGCTGGGTGGACAGGCACCCCCAGGCTGCCCTGCATCCTGGTGTCACGCTTCGGAGCAGCCTTTTTGCTGGAGGCCCTGTGAACTCATTCAGTGTGGGCCTGGTGGACatgtaaaatttttcctttttccagttACCAGGAGAACAACCATGATGGGCTCGTGATAAGCAGATGTGGGTCTGATTATCTTCCACAGCATCAGCACAGCACAGTGATGTGGGTCAGATTCGCAGGGCGGCTGGAACATGACAGAAAGTTGTGTCTGCCCACGGAGGCTGTCATGTTTTTAGGAAAGTCAGGCATTATGGGATGGAACTTTTATAGTTGAATTGCTACATAAACGCTGCTGCATTACTGCTGCCCCTTAAAGACGTTCCTTTGCTTTAAGGGACTTTGTTTATATTCTACTGAACCAAAGTGGTGAAGGTCACCATGCCGGGGCCAGGTTTCAAGGTGAAAGGCACTGTGATTTTAAGGTTTCCAACCTAATCTGTCTTATTAAAATCAGTCCCTTCCAccatcttcaaaatattttaatttatttgcttttaaaaagaccAGGACCTCATGGCTTCAATTATTTTGTTGGAGGTACCAATGTAAAGAAATTCTTTTAAGTACAGAAATCAATTTTAATTAGTACTTTTAAaagattctctttttttgtaaaatCAAGAGAGAACAAGCTAGGCCAGGTAGAATGATAACGTCTGggcttttttttaaagccatatcCTTCTGTGCACAGTCAGCGTCATTAGTGGAGTTTCAGTCCTAAAACTGGGGCCAGAGAATCCAGTGATGGGTCAAGGCATGTTGCCAGCAGCACAGAAGAGTGGGTGGGAATCCTGGATGGGCCAGGGGACCCCAGGCACCGAGTAAACATGTTTGGATGGGGGGCCTGGTCCAGGTGACCTGAGGGCAGAGAGCTTGGTGGAGCACGTCTGTGTGATGCTCCTCTCTCACGCTCTGCAGGCCTCAGCCAGCTGGCCAGGGAGCCTCCAGCCAGGGCAGAACGTGTTCCTAACCCCATGCAGGGGCAGCGGGGCTCACCCAGTTCCCTATGTGCTTCCAGGCATCACAGTGAGCAGGGCTGGTCTGAATCCCCTCCTACTAAAATCAAACGCCTGCCAAGGGGCTCAGAGCATCACAATGTGCTCGTGGGGGTCGTGGGGAGAAGGATGCCCAAAAACGCGGGTCACATGGCCCTCAGCGCTCTGCCTTGTGGAGGCCTGGGGACGAGAAGCACAGCAGACggaagcagaggccagcatgaccaCCACTCTGCCCGCACACCTCCAGTCAGGGCCCTCAGAGAAGTGGGGCACACGCTTTCTCTACAACAAAACCTCTTTTGAGACCCACTCTGTTACAACATTTGCAAACACATGTGAAATCACATTCTAAAGTAATAACTGAAATTTCTTGGGAGTTTAAAAGAAgacctttcaaatcttttcatCACAATGGAGTGGAAATCCGCCTCTGTCTTCAAAGCTGCCGAACTTTCCTCTCTGTGCTCTTGATGTTGACGTCTAACTTGTCCACTTTGGTCGTGAGGCGGTCAAGAATGTCGTCCTGCTCCTCAATCTCCGTCTGCATCCCCAGGGCGATGTCCTTCAGCCGGCCCAGGCCCACGGACAGCTCATCTGCGGGACAGGAGAGCACACACGGGCCTGAGCCAAGTCACAGCATCGGGACCTGCATCCCCAGATGCTCCCCCCATGGGCTTGGCAGCACTGTGGTCACTGACCCCTCCTCCCTAGAAGACAGGCCAGATGCCAGGGCGTTGGTTACATGTTCCAAAACATGTGCAAGTGAAGAGAAAGCAGTAGCGCTTAACAGGAAAGCCACTCCTCCCTGCCGCCCACCGGGACATCCACTGTTAGTACACggtgtttattttagaaattcataTAGAGCCACACACCTTTCAGCTGCCTTTGAACCTTACATCCCCAGCTCCCTAAAGCTGGGTAAAGCACAGGTCCAGAGTGGCGAAGAGGAAGATCCCCATTTGGAAACACATCTGAGATACACCTCAGGCTTTTCCAGTCTTTGTAATAAGTATTTCCCTTCTTTTACAAAAAGTTGTAAAAATCAATCTCAATTCATTTTTAAGAAGAATAAGGTCTATAAGGACATGGTCGGCCTCGAGTATGTGAAGGGCTTCCTTAGCACAGTGACAAAGAAAGAACTGACCATGAGTGGGGAGGAGACCAGCCGAGGGGCCCGGGGTCCCCTGATGGGGCTGTGCAGACCACAGAGGGGAGTCGTGACATGACTGACTCTGTCCAGATGAATATAAAGCCCCttccctgggtgtgtgtgtgtgcacgtgtgtgccctgaatgtgtatgtgcatgtgcacAGGGTGTGGGGATGGGGTCACACCCAGAGCTGCTTTCTGCCCTTTTACTAGGAAAGAGCTGGGGGAAAACAGAAGACGTGGTGCTTTGTAAGCCTTTTCACTAAGTTAAAGAtaaaacattaagtgaaaaaggTCAAAATACACAAATAGTTGGCAATGGCACCACAAATCTAAGCAGAATCAGATTTTTTAGAAATGgtcttcctgggacttccctagtggcgcagtggttaagaatccacttgccaacgcaggggacacgggttcgattcctggtccaggaagatcccacatgccacagagcaactaagcccatgtgccacaactactgagcccacgtgccacaactactgaagcctgcatgcctagagctcgtgctccacaacaagagaagccaccacaatgagaagcctgtgcaccacaacaaagagtagcccccgcttgccgcaactagagaaagccggcgtgcagcaacgaagacccaacgcaagaaaaacaacaaaaaaaaaagagaaaaaaaaagaaaagaaagcctgtACCCGTGTCCTATGGACACTGACAGCTGTAAAGCCGCCCAGGTCTCAGGGAGCTGCCGGCAGCTGGGACGGCTTGGGACCCGCAAGGAGCTGCACTGGGGCGAGAAGCTGGATCAGGGAGGGCCGCCTGGCAAGGGACCGCCAGCAGGGCCAGGCGTCCAGGAGGGAGAGGGACCTGCCCGGGGTGGTGGTGTGGTCCCATCAGCAGGGCCCGTGGACGGCCGTGCTGGGGTCCCCTGCGCTGCTCTGTGTCCCGCTCACCCTGCCCGTCCCACTGCACACTCTCAGCCTCTGGGATGGGCTGTCCTTGGTCTTCTTCCTGCTGCACTCCCTGCATTCCTGAATCTCGCCCCCTGCATAGGTCTTCCCCCCAGCAGGCACCAGTGCCAGCCTTTCTTGGTGGGGAAACCTTTGGTGGGGAGGACGGGGGGCCCGCCAGCCCCTGTGTTTCTCTGGAGTCAGGCCTGGCAGATGCACCCTCTGCCTGACGCCTTCGGCTCCAGGGCCGAGTCCAGAGGACAAGCAAGCGGTGACCTCCGGGGTGCCCCTGGGCTCCGAGGGCAGAGAGCAGTTGGGGTTCAGGGTGGAGAAACAGAAGGAATGACACCAAAGCAGTCGTCACTGCTGGACGGTGGAATCTGGGTGTTGGTTTCCTTAGGGCACTTGCCTAACTTCACAGTTTTCTACAATGAGTCTATGTGCTGAGAAACAAAGGTTAAATGAAGGTTAAACAAAGGACGTGGGTCTGGCTCACGTGCTGTCTATACCAGTGGCCCGGGCTGCTGGAGTGGGCACTGCCCTGGGAGAGCTGGGGGCccctgggaggagggagcaggggaaGCATTCCTTTCTGTCTCACCCTCTTTGCCATCCCCTAAGGGGGAGGAGGGTTGACAAGTGACCTGGGTGGCCATGGGGGAGGTTTCCACACAGGGAGCAAAGGTCAGAGGGGGCTGCTGAGGGGCCAGCTCCTCCACCCGACTGCAAATAACCCCCTCCTCTCTCCATTCTCGTCTTCTGGGCCCTGGGTGTAAAGCAGGGACAAAACTGAACTTCTCCTGTGTTTCTGGAGACTGGTTAGGGAGACACCAGAGAAGCCAGCAGGTATATGGTTACGACAGGGCGCCTTGGAGCCCGAGGCCCAGGAAGCAGGGGGCCTGGCCATGTGGCCAAGGTGCTGCTGGCCCCACGTATGCCTGACCTGCTGGGCTGCCTCCCGCGAGCCTTCCCGTTTTGTTCACCTGACCCTCCCCGAGCCCAGGGCACACGGAGGAAGCGGGGTGGCACAGCCGGGTGGTGAGGGGGGTGGGCAGAGCCCAGGCTGCACGGGGCAGTCCCCAGACCCTGACCCTGTCGCTGTCACCTCCCAGACAAGAGGTGGGGACGGAGACAAGCGGGCAGACCCCAGAGAGGGTGAGGGGCTGGGATGTTGCgcacgcgcgcgtgtgtgtgtgtgtgtgtgtgtgcgtgcagggGTGGACACCGGGAGGCCCCGGCGCACGCAAGCCGTGGTGCTGGTGGCGGTGCTCTGGTCTTACCAAGGTTGCTGTCGATCCTCTGGTGACAGGTGCGCAGGTGCGGGTTCCTTGGGTAAGCCTCGGAGCTCAAGGCAGAATCGGCCCCTCCAGGGATGGAGTCTGAGTTGACAAAGAAACACCGGGAGGACGGATAACTGACACACTTGAAATGCCGCTTCACAAAACTCATCTTTATCTGGAAAACGGGTGGAGGGACTAAGGCGGTCAGTTCTGAGGCCACCGAGAGAGGCAGGCGGGGGACGGGGAaggggcgggagggagacgcttCCTGAGGGCAGCCCCTCGGAGATCAAAGAAGCCCAGCCTATGGGTCACCTGGTCAGACACGGACCCGCGAGCTCAGGAAAGAGATTCATGCACGTAATGGTATGGCAGTTGGAGCAGCCACCATGCAAACCCACACAGGCTCCGGAAAAAGAAACGTTAAATGATGCACATTTGCCCCCAGAaatcttctctgaacctcagtttccaaaGGCACACAGAAAAGCCCTGTCACCCAGGTTATGTCTTCTGGGGACCATCTCTTTCTAGACTTGGGGTCTCTCCTTCAGCATGGCCTACGGAAGCCCCTCAGCGCACAGTCTTCTCCCACTTCCTCCGCGGCTTTCGCCTTCCCAGATGAACCTCCGggccctcctcctccaggcctcCCCTCGGCTGTGCCCACAGGCGGCACAGGAACCATCTGGTTACTTCCAATGTGCCCAGCTCTCTAGGGGTCGACAGAGCCCCCAGGAGGCCTTGATTCCGTTCCAGATGAGGGATGTTTCTGGGCCCATCATTTGATATTATCGGGACGATCTGACACAAAACACCTCCTATCTCACACTGCTTGTCCACACGGCCGCTTCTGCGCCCACTGGGCCTCGGGGGCTACATTAGCCTCCTTCTTTCGCtgcaacaaaataccacaaaccatCCTTCGGTTCTGGAGGTCAGACGTCCAAGCTGGGTCTCCCTGGCCTCAGACCCAGGTGTCAGTGGGGTTGGTTCCCCTCGAGGCACTTAGGGAGAATCCGATTCCCGGCCCCTTCCAGCCCCTGGAGGTCAATCCTTAGCAGCGGCCCCTCCTCCACCTGAGAGCCAGCTGCCCGGCACCTTCAAACCTCTCACTCCATcactctctcctctgcctccttcccacTTGCAAAGGACCTTTGCGATTTCACTGGGTCCAACCGGaaaacccaggataatctccccacctcAAGTCAGCCGATCAGTAACTGTACTTCCCTCTGCGACCACGATTCCCCTTTTGCCACATGACCTGACATATTCCTGGGGCCTGGGGATTAGGCCGTGGATGTCCGGGGGGTCATATCCTACTCAGCATAGGTGTTTCCCCGCCTGAAGATCTCAGAGCTATACAGGCCAGGCTCCCACTTCCTTATCCCTCCCTCCACGGGGGAGCAGGGCTGAACCCTCCATAACGCACACCCCCAGCTCCCTGAGAGAGGCACTGGGGCCCCTGACGCCCCTACCCAGTGCAAGGTGTCCCCGCAGAACCCGAGTGTGGGCAGGAGCACTGACCTGAGTCATTGAGCTTCCTAAGGTTTGGGTGGCTGGCCTGGTACTGTGCCTCCTGGTCTATACTTGTACCTACGGCTTCTTTCAACCTTTGGATAAAAGTTacgagaaaaagaaaacttttagaaaGGAAAACCACCTGTGACAGTGCAGTCTTTTCTAACAGTGCCCACGTGAGAAAATCAAATGCCTCTTCTGACCAAGATACAAAGCCAAATGAATATTCTAACTGCAATTATGAAAACACTGAATAAGGGGAGCAATCTACATTCTTTGTGTTACGGTAAGCAAGGTGTAGATTTTCTGTAATATGGTGATATTGTCtttataataaaagacagatacAATGATCTGACATATGAGCAACAATCATGTTTTAGCAGAAACTGAATTCTTTTATGTTTGAACACATGACATTTATATGCCGGCCAAAATTGCAGTATGATTTTATTATACCTCTAGCCaaaaattttgaggaaaataatctctgattttaaaatgataatcaaTGGGCAACTTGAATTAGATATGGGGAAGTTGGACATGAagactttttaaagcaaaaattcgGTGAAGTGAGTCACATCTATACTGATTAGAGTGAACATTCTCTCTTTCAAATTACGAGGAGCAGTAATTTACGGAGACCCAATTCACGCAGAGTTTGCAGACTGAACAGCGGTCACATCCACACAATCAAGAGCAGTGGAGAATGCTTCTTGTTTCAAAATGTCTGAAGACAAATCCCTCCCAGTGAGTAACTTTCAGGGTCCTTTGGTCCCTTTAAGGCATGAGAAGTGTCCTGAAAGGCTCGGCCACCCGCACTAAACCCCCCTCTGCTGCTTTGCTCCGGGCAGCTGGGCACCGCTCACCTGCTGCTAGGCTGGGGGGCGAGGGTGCCATTCTGCACAGGTGGGGTCTCTGCGGGTTTGGATCTGAAGTAATTGACGAGCCCTCCGAACACACTCTTGATGCTGTTGATGTGCTTCTGGCTGGTCTTCAGATCCTGCTCCATCTTGTCCACCATCTTCTCTGTGCGCTCCAAGGCCCCTCGCTGGCGCACGAGCTCCTGGGGAGGATGAGACATGATGGAATTGCACCTTCTGTAGCTCCCCGTCACCCGCAGAGGCAGGCTCTCTGTAAATCCTCAGCCAGCACTTGGGGATGGCGCAGCCCCCACCCCAACCTGAGTCCCGCCCGAGCTCTGGAGGGGAAGGTGCCGGCACTAAGTGTCTCATCCTGATTGCGATTAAACTCTGGTTTTGAACAACCAGCAGGCAGAGGTCGATCTGGAGTCAATATGCTGAATCTAGAAACTTGAGATTTACCCCCATCAATGTCGCTCCCCTTCCCAGGGAGcatgacacacatacacaccagcaGGGACGCAGGAGCTGGCGGGGAACATGCTCGAATGCGGGGCTCCGTCCCGGCAGGAGTGGCAGTGTAGAGTGGTCTTAGGTGGCAAGAGAACCACCAAGGGCAAAGGCTGGTGCCCCTAGCTGCATGTGCAGGCTGCCCGGGGCCGCTCACACCGTGTGTTCCCGAGAAAGGCCTTGTCTGGCTCCTTGCCCTCGGATTAGCCTGAAGAGTGACTTTGCTTCCCTGAGTCCTCAGGCCAGCCTGACAGTCTGCACCAGCAATGTGGTTTACAGGGTGAGGGGCCTTGAGCCACACAGTGTGACCTCTGGAGGGGCTGGAGACTCCAGTCAGCCAGGTGGGCAGCTGTGCCTCCTGGATGTCACACGTCACCGTGGGGGGAGTGCAGGCTGCGCACACAACTCCACAGAGAGGGGACAACGGGAAGCTGTGCTTGCTCTCCCGGACTCTGCCCACCAGCCTGTCTCCCTTGAGGATTTTAATCTGCATCCTTTTGCTGTAACAAACCACAACCGTGAGTATAACAGCTCTACTAATTCTGAGTCCTTCTAGGGAATCGTTAAACCTGAGGGTGCTCTTGGGGACCCCCACAACACCTCTAAACAGCACTTCTCACTCTCAGAGGCAGAAGGCTGCAGAGCAGACAGCCCCTGGGCTTCCCCAGCACAACTCCTGGTCAGCAAAGCAAGGTCCCCCAGACACCATGGCGGCCACGGGTGGACATTTTAGGAAGGAGCAGCAGACACGGCCAGATGCCACGGCGCTGGCGTGGGATGTATGACCTGCCTGGATGGTAAAGACCCGGCCTCACAAGGTGCCTCGTCACAGCTAAGGAGCCAGCAAGTTTGATTCTAGAACTTTTCAACAGTCAAATTCAATCACTGATACTTTATAAAATCTACTGGGAATTACTTAACCGAGCAGCTGTCCGTCTCCCTCCGTCAGCTTTTGCTTCAGGATAGGGTTGTGCTAAGAACTCTGGCTGCATCAGAACCAGCCCGGGCTGCCTTGGAGGGGAGGCTCCGGTCAGTACAGCCCCTCACCTGGAGAGGGGAAGGGTCTGCCCAGAGGATGAGGGCACCACCCCAACTCACGGGGACACCCAGAACAGAGGGCTGCGATGGCCTCCGTTCCCAGTCTGGAGAGGTGTCCGTCCCCCTGTGGCCCACCTCTCTGAACTGAAGGCCCAGCAGGGTTTGGCGATTGTCGAGTGCTGGAAAGACTCAATGAGGTGAGGGGGCCCCGCACGAGACCGTGTGCAGGATGTGCTGGCCGGGCTGCTGAGAGAATCCTGGCCCGACTTCCCTTCCGCTGATGCTAACCAAGCTGGCCACTCAGGCCCTCGTCCAAGGTTTGTTGCTGGACTCCCTGAACTGAGACCCTGGGCCCCACAAAACGTCACTGGCGCGTGCTCAGCAGCCAGAGCGGGCAGGCGGTCTCCCTGGCCAGGGTGGTGAAAGGGCACATGAAGACTGCGTCCACATGGGACACAAACAGGCAAACGCCCAGCATTAGGGGACTGGCCGCAGAAACAGAAGTCATCCACTAGAGGGACCACGACGCAGAAAgagcatgggacttccctggaggtccagtggttaggactctgcacttccactgctgggctgggctcaatccctggtcggggaactaggatcccacaagccactcggtgtggccaaaaaaaaaaaagagcagcgcATCACGTGTTGCTATGGAATGCCCTCCACCTTGTCAAGCAACATGCAATGTGGAATATACAGAACACTTCTgcttaagttaaaataaaaaaaaaaaccaaaaagataagTATAAGCAGGTTTTTATACACAGAATATCTCCACAAGGACACTGCAGGAACAGAAGGTgagtggctgggggtgggggggcagcgGGTGGGAGGAGCCTTCTGTATCAACTCAATTTTGAACCCTGTGACTGGATAATCACTTCACAAAAATTATACcttagggaaagaaaagaagaaacaaattaagCCCGAGAAGTGGAAGAGCCCTGTGGCCTACAAGTCTCTATGGTTCTGCACTGTGCTCCCCAGGCCGGCCCACCTCTCCTCTATCCTGTGGGGTCAGGACCTGAGGTGAGAGCCTTCCAGAAGGTGAACCCTACAAGTTTCTCAGGAGAAGGGCAGCTCTCCTTCACTAGAGGTGATCTGACTAAGTAACTTTCCCACTGCTGCCACGCTGGGCCCAAAAAAGTCAAGTCCTCACCGTCTAAAACATGTGTCCTGTTTCGGCACCTCTCAGCTGGGTATGTGACGGGCACCTGTCTAAGTTAGGAGGTTAGTTTAGCGGTGATTTGGGTCTGCTGGGACAGaactcaccaccacccccctccatcccccaggGGAATGAAAGAGCGATGAAAGGGATTCAAAGACAGTAAGACAATTTGGAGAttatggggtggggtggagacgGGGGTGCTGACCATTCCTGCCTCCCAGGGCCTCCAATAATTGAGAACTGATTCAATCCTGGATAAAATTCCATGTGTAATCGCACTGATGACAGAGCCTGTCACCTGCTCAGTCATGATCATACCGTACCTCTCACAGCAACACCTGGCTTGGCCATGCCAAGCCTCACGGCCTGAGGTGCCACTCTGCCTTTGCTCTCATGGTCCCCATTATTGGAAAGAAAGAACTTTGGGGGCAGCATGGGGTTTGTCACCACAATCTTTATGAAACAACATCATCCTCTGTGTTTTTGGCACTCCTGACCTGCCCTCTGACTGTACCGGGTCCTAAGCTCCTCCTCCAGGCCCTttcctggaaggcttcctgggcAACACTTTCCTGCTCAGGAGCTGCGGCGCTGGGCCAGTGCCTTCGTGTGACTCTTCTCTTCCTTGGGAacgtccctcctcctcctcctatctACACCTTAGCCTTAGAAGCCAGATTCCAGGGTATCCTCTGCCACagtattctactttctgtcactcTGATTTCCTACTTCACCCGTTCTCAGTTGccaaagatgtctttttttttttggctgtgctgcttggcatgtgggatcttagttccctgaccaccgatcaaacccatgtcccctgcattggaagtgcagtcttaactactggaacaccaggaaagtccccaaagATGTCTTTTTAAACAGTTCTTAGTTGGCTTCCTTGGGCCTGGGACCCTTAATCAAGTGACCCCTCCACCTGGGCCCTAAGACTTCAGGCACTCCTCCCAAGTCTAAGTCAACATTTTCCGTTTAGACTGGAATGTAGGAATCCAGTAGACACAAGCAAAACTTCCTCAATGAGGCTAAAGACAGGCAAGTG
This genomic stretch from Eubalaena glacialis isolate mEubGla1 chromosome 15, mEubGla1.1.hap2.+ XY, whole genome shotgun sequence harbors:
- the SNAP29 gene encoding synaptosomal-associated protein 29, giving the protein MSAYTRSYNPFDDDAEDEGVRPAPWTDNRDLADWPGAPADRQQALRQEVLRRAEATAASTGRSLSLMYESERIGVASSEELVRQRGALERTEKMVDKMEQDLKTSQKHINSIKSVFGGLVNYFRSKPAETPPVQNGTLAPQPSSRLKEAVGTSIDQEAQYQASHPNLRKLNDSDSIPGGADSALSSEAYPRNPHLRTCHQRIDSNLDELSVGLGRLKDIALGMQTEIEEQDDILDRLTTKVDKLDVNIKSTERKVRQL